The Magallana gigas chromosome 6, xbMagGiga1.1, whole genome shotgun sequence genome includes the window caatcaCCACCACCTCCaataaatttattacagttaaacacaaacttgcatataattgttgacttattttatgTACCATTGAGTATTTTCACAGCTTGCAtcggctttttcctgagttaaaTCCATTCTGTTTGTACTTCTctttgcgccgtgacgtccggcgacgtcgatgtttttagtcaattctaaagaggactatctgtctttagttactaatatctgtttgacaaaacaatatatcctgtcattatttggtacatagaataccatgactatacttaatttgcggtttcaatgttatttggttttaagccctATTCATAGAGATATTGCttttaacattatatggtttattgttgacataacacaaatattgaccgtgcgccgtgaccttatttttgcaggattagattctaaagaattcttagaaataaaggaatttattaaatttttttcttgcaaattgtttgaaactattgctaaattatgtcttccaaatttagtaattatatgacgttaagtaacatagctatgacaaaagtcttcgtattttttgattgaccctcgtataaaCATTGACCAAGTAATGCAGCAGTTGTCAGCAGGTGATTCAaactaaaatttcaaattcacaatACATTCACTTTTTAGCCTCTGATGGTCAAACGAATAGGGTAAGGGGGTAGAATAAAAACTGAACTGAGAAAATTCGCGCTATTATTATGCTACTGTACTTCCAAACTGAGGGACCCTATATATAAACATCTTCACATGAAAGAACTCTGGGCACACTGTCTTTCTGTGTTTCTAATGCAATTAATGATTAGAAACCGAAACATTTACTTCAATACTAATAACTGAACACTCACGTACAGTCTTTCAATGAGCATCAACCCGAGTTATTTTCGCGCACATGTTGTTGTTTTGGTTTTCCATTATAGtctcaaaacaaaatgaatatttcacaAGTAGTATTTAATTAGATGATTTTTGTTACtaaacatttatgtaaaaaaCTGTTTGAATAAACTTCATGATATCTTTTATTATGATCTATAGTTTTGATACAGGATTAGACTAGAAATAGTTTGGGGATAAAGATCGAGATTATAGAAATGAAAACGAGGCTCGTTAGAGTTAAGAAAAGAGAATGGAATGTAAAGAATTCAGTTTCTTGGATGAATCGATATAACACAATAAAGTGCATAAAGAGCGACCGTGATCcaattataattgtatcatactGTAATTTGAAAGGTAAGTGAAAGCTAGTCAACTTCAAACTGCTTATATATAACCGTTAAAGTGCAACTTTTGGGGAAATTTCTCCGCCGGTGTGTACTTATCGGGACGCACTGCACGCATACACTCGCTCACACGTGTGTATTGTTTGTCCTCGTCGGGACAGCAATTTCCCTGAGATGTATTATGTACGATTATgaacaaattatataaattctgttttatttaaaatgtttaatactAAAAAAATCTATTTGGATGCTTTTCGTAAAGGTAAACAACAATGCATTAAACTGATAATCCTTAAACGTACACACATGTGTAATGATATGACACATAATGTAACCATGTATAAAAGTGATATTACTGTGAACAGAAATGGTAATGAATGATTTCAATTGCAATGCTTATTACTCCTTCAGTTTAATTGGATAAAAAttcagtaaaattttaaattattacatataatttttaaaagtttttttgttgttttcccaTCCAATCATTCACATGATCTGTTTTTCTGTGTTTGTAATAATATTTCTATAAAGTAAAATTGTATGGTCAAGGTTTGGAAATGTTGAACATATTGAGAGAATGTGAAACGGAAATGGGAAATGCTTGACAGGCAGTGATATTTCTTTTCCTGAGACTGTATAAGTGTATTTTgaacaattatgtttttttaaagggCTGATTATGGCTGTACACCACAGGAGATACCGAAGACGATAAATTTttagattataaattatgtCCTCACTGTCATTGCACAATGCTGTCAGCAAGAAGAAAAAAGTTGTCAACGTCATCTTGTTAAATGGAGAGGCCTGTCAAGTCACTGTGGATGTAAGTATGCTTTAATGTTAAGACGTGGTAGTGCTAACTACACTACAGAAATGGTTTTTCATAACTCTTTTACTTTCAATTACCTCCAAAAATGCAATATCCTATAAAAGTGATGCATTGACTgaaagaattttaaacttttcagGTCAAGTCCAAATTCCTTGATGTGTTCAATCAGATTACCTCTTACCTAAATCTTAGAGAAACTGAGTACTTTGGGTTGGCACAGAAGAAAGGTAAGGTTCCTTATCCAAGTTCATATGggaaatatgaataaaagataaaaatttaaGGCTTTTATGATTAAAACTAATCGTGTTGATTTTGTAATAGATGAGGAATACTTATTTGTTGGTCTTGATGAAAAAATTCACAAACAAGCACCAAAGTCTTGGAAAACAGGAAATGGAGAGGTACACTTTGATTGTTCATTTTCCTGTTTGACATTcttaaaatgtacaaaatcattttttttttttgtttatttgaaatttgttaaaaagaaagattttgtttttatacaggGCCTGGATGAACGAGGTCAGCCTATCTTGACTGTGTATTTTCGTGTTCACTTTTATGTAGACCAGTTTGTTTTACTGAGGTGagtttacatatttcaaatgtcTACAGTACTTCTCTAGTTTTATTGTATTGAAAGTTTCTGAATATCTTAAATTAACAAAGtattaataaaattgatttaaatgtttattgtttggggttttttttttcagggaaaAGGTCACCAGGCATCTGTATTATCttcaattaaaagaaaatctaCTGCATTACAATCATGTCTGTTCAGAAGGAAAATGTTTCCAAATGGTGTCTTATGCACTTCAAGCAGACTTGGGCAATTACAGCTCAGAAAAGCATGCAGAAGGCTACTTTGATCCAAGAGAGTATTTTCCTGCATGGGTAATTATATTTCCTGTTGATCCAGTTATACTACATTGCTATCAAAATCTACaaactttatattttcagatttgctttaataaatcaaatattatctaggatatatgattttattgaataaaagttGGATACTTCCTTCATGACTTATGCATTGTTTTAGAACCCTTTTAGAAATTAAACATGTAAGTTTGCTCTCTCTAAACCAACGTAAGAAAAATTGCCTTACTTAAGATAGTTTAGTTAATTAACACCATGAGAATCTTTGTTTAATTGCTAGCTGCTTTTTCTCTCTGCTTAAAGTAGTTTTAAACCAAATTGTTTAGCAAATTCTGAATTGTTTTGCAGATGGTGAAGAGAAGGGGAGAGAACTACATTGTGAACAATATACCAGTCATTCACAAGGATTTACAGAATGTGACAAAATCTGAGGCTGAACTTCGTTTTATTCGTGAGGCTTCCATGTCGCCTGCAGCACACAATCTTCATTTTTATCGTCTTCGGAAGCGGAAAACTGACAAAAGTTGCAATGCATGGTTAGGTGTTTGTGCCAAAGGAATTGAAATATATGAGGTATGATTGGAGTTGAAGGTTGTAATGAAGACTACAGATATTTGCTTTAGAACAGCTGTATAGTATTGAATTATTCAAGAGTTTTCATGCATATTGACAGATTTTACGCCTGTTGTTTTAGCAGCCAACAATTGTTTTTGTACAGTATTTAAAGATTCAGATCATGAAATTTTCCCCGCTGTTTATTTCATGGTTTAGAATTAACTTTGTAGTAACACATACAAGTATgatttaaaaacagatttaaaagctctttgttttctttttctttacagGAAATGAGTGATTCATTCAAAAAccttatttcaacatttttgtgGCCTGATATTGGAAAACTCCACTTTGAGGTATGATACAAaaaatggaattggcaaaaggTTTAAAGAATTGAGTAAAATCTTGAAGTTAACACATATTTTGCAACTTTAAGGTTGTTGTATCTTTTAACAAATGAGAACTACAGAGTTGTTTTGATTTGTAGAAAAAGAAGTTTGAGATTCAGTCTGGACCAGGTGGAAGGAAGTTTTCATACTACACAGAGTCGGACTGCAAGTCTAAGTACTTGCTTTCCTTGTGTAGAACCACTCATATGTTCCAGATGGCCATCCAACCCAAGCTCATGGAAATCAGGCATTTGGATGCTGAAGGTCAGCAttgttattcaaatatatttatttataaaattcagcTCTATGATCTTTGAGGTAATTGGAGATTTTTAAACAAGGATACAGATGAAAGTACGTCAATTTCAGATGAAATCAAGGAACCAGAATTTTCCAAGCATCTTAAATGCATTTTAAGAAttgtataaaggaaaaaaactaGCTGCATGGTCAAAATTTACGACTTACAAATCACTAGGTGACACATAACCAGCTAAGATACCCTGTTAGGcatcaaaattgtaaacaaagtttTGGTTTATCTTTCATTTCGAAGgaaagtacaatgtacatgtacaaaaatatacTTACCACTAGATTTAGGTGGTGTCCTATTCTTcctataaatgatatatattttaagtataCTTTACATTATGATGTGATTATAAAtgcagtttatatttttttctatgaatactCAGATAAGAGGAGATACAGAGAATCTTACATTTACTCGGATACCCAAGATTTAGTCACCAATGGAGGGACGTTTCGAGGGAACCTCTCACCCTCTACAAAAGGTGCCACCACACGATTCTCTGTGGTCAGTGACGCGAGCTCTAACACCACATCAGGCATAGCCAGTGACAAGATGACCATCAGCTTTGAAGAAAATGATGGTAGGTTTTGtaaaaagattgaaaagatAGATGTATAGTTATTGGGGTTATCTGTCTGTAGTTCAGCTATTTTCCCCAAGTTGAACATTATCTGTGCATGTTAAAAAGACCAGAAAAGGTCATATTGAAAATGTTGCTGTCTTTAATTTTCTGTATTTGAATGTTTGGAAACATGATCATATGAATTTATTACATCATAAACTTGTGCATGCAAGATTTTATCTTCTATTTTTCAGAACCCACCAAAGAAATTATGATCGACTGTCCACCTCaagtttcaaattttagaatgtCTCCTCGTCAAGGGAGATTGACAGCAGATGGAGTTATCTCCACTTTGCCAAGTATGTAAACAACAATAAGCATTATTATTTACTGAAAAGGTGTTGTCTATTTGGAggaaatattgataatttaagGTGAATATTTTTTCCTCTGTTTTTAGGTTACATCCCATCAAGGGGTAAAAAGACAAGTCCTAAATTGGACTACAAATCAGCCTCCGTGGGGAGAGGAATGAAACATATAGACCGATCCCCCTCTCTGGGCCGCCCCACCATCCCCAAGCCTAGCACATCCCCCGTCACCCGACACATCGATAGAATATCACCCACCGCCACACCAGTTATTAGTGCACATAGGTCAGACATTAGCGCACATAGTGGACATAGTGCACACAGCACGCACAGTGCTCAAAGCTCAGGCACCATGTTTAACAGTTCTGAGCATGTGAACAAATCGCCTAGTGGGAGTAGTTTTGGTTCCTTACAAGGGGGACGACTCAGTCTGCCCTGCCCACCCCAGCCTGTGCCTCCAGCATATACCAGTGCTAGGACAGTGCCCGTCTATGTAGCACACAGCACCACCTCCAGTTTCAGCCATTCAGATGCAATATCATTTTCACAGCCAGTCAGTAGAAGCACAAGTCGTGCTGAAAGCTTTAACAAGAACTTTGGACGATACCACCTCCAGGAGAATGAATCCTTGATTCCTCCGGTGTCCAGTCAGTTACAAACACCATTCACTGGCACTTTGGCTCCAGATTTTGGGAGTGGCACACCTCTGTTAGACGCCTTGGCCGGTAATCTTGTCCTACAAAACTATCAAAACTACCCTCCTGTTACACACGGCGAAATGACCGAAGTTCCTTACCCTAAACCAGAAATTACTGAAGCTTACATTCCTAACACTGAAATGACGCTGCCAGAGATGACTAAGGAGTACCTGGCCCCACCCCCCATGTTTGCAGACAGTAGTCACAATGAGTCCACAGACTCAGCCTTGTCTGGGTCTGGTAGTATGGACCCCAAATTGTCAATGACTTCAGATAGTGGATCTATGGACCACACAGAGTCAGAAGTAGAAGAGGTAAAAAACTACTTAAATTTTCTAAAGACTTAATAATTTGTGTGAGATGCAATATTTTATGATGAAACaccatttttgggagttgattttaatcaactctcctatgcacttactcgggcaaagtgaaagtgaaacagtgtttggacctaagcacaaatcaataccgctgacaacacttagttcttgaaaataatcgataaattcgatgctatgtattctgaagcattgtttttcacgAAAACTTATACCATTATTAataacatgaaaataataagattttaaattgtacaaacagtttagatattttttaaagttgtatgtattcctacgctagagttcagtgtagtctcgttcaaccagacgcttggctgtctccgttaatatcctaCAAAACAGTCTCTCTTGCTtatcggagataaacggagacagccgagcgtttggttgaacaagacaagagttcaatcttgcctggatccataaaATTTCTTAGAAATacttcgattactgatactacttgccatgcaaattcacatatcgttgattttgaataattgataatcgataaaatcaactcccgtcagtacttcagtactttgatatttCTTGTTAgcatttatagatttttttcattttgcagtCAAATCAGGATGGGGAGCTAGCAAGTGAAAATCCACCAACTCAAATTTCTGTCAATAATCAAGAAGAAATCCTCCACCCCGAGCTGGAGGAGATTCGTGGTCAGCCCAGTGCATTTTCTTCCTTCTCCATGATAACTAAGCTGTGTACTGACAAATCCTTAATGCAAAACCCATATCCCAAAGTATCAGTACCTGTCATTGGTGCCTATGATATGAGTTCCATAAGGTCAACAGACTCACGAATTTCACATTTGTCACATGATATGGATGCTCGTCGTTTGTCGTCGTGTTACCCAGAATCCTCTCAACCAATGACAACGGTAACTCCTACCCGACCATTCAGCTGGCACAGTGAAAACTTTGAACTCGATGCCCAGTTGACCTTGCTAAATGGTAATGTTGCTATGATACCAGGTTACCTTGACAATTACACTAGCATGCCACAGAACCTGGGAGGAATCCTTGTAGCGCCCCCTTCTTCGTTAGCTAATACGTTTGCGCTAGACTTTGCGAGACAGCAGATGATAGGGGGCAGGTATTCCCCGCAGTCAATAGCAAGTCATTTAATGATACCCCCCAAGTTATCCAGTGGGGGACACAGTACTACTGATAGAAATATTAGTCAAAAAGCTTTCAAAGAAACCTTTGGAATTGCGTAATTGATGAGCTCTATTACAtcaataattttactattactgatattctattttgaaaatcaCTGTTGCAAAATGTTTGTGGATAATGTCTAAGCATGTTacttataaatttttgttttgcccTGAAAGTGAAAAGATCTGAGTTGGAGTGACTGAACAAAAGTTGTATTTGAGTTTTGATTATGTCTGTTTGTTGAATGGCTTTTCAGTGTGTAGTTTTTGTAAGTCTGATGAACAATTAGAAATTGTCTACTGCCAAACAAATGGGTGAGCTAGGATTGAATAgcagatattttttgttaaagattatttttatcaaatattatttttatgtgcTGTGCACAAAATGATATTGTTCCTTATTTCATTaacctttgaaaatttttgtacatacatgtacagtgaacaaagtattttttccattgaaattttttttttttaagaagcaTGCaagatgaaatatattttgaatggtgatgcatatattttttgagATGAGAAGATGGTTCTATGCAATTTGATGGACTGTGGTCATTTAgattttacaggtttttttcCCACTgggtattttatttcataatattttccACAACATTTGCAATaaactaacatttttattattgtaatatTGAATTGTTgtgatagatatatatatatttaatctaTACAAAGGTTGTATTAGGAAAGTTGTTGTCACAAGGATAAAATTTACATAGAATTATAAAAGATCattatcatttcctaccttagcTGATTGTTTGAGCTTTAAAAGTTAGCTACATGATATATATGTGTTTATGTACAGtggaattttaaaatgtttttgtatgtCAAAGTATGTGCATTTTTACcatgatattattttaaaagttttggatCGACTTCTACATTGAAGCgtcttttcctttttattacGCAGGGACTTTTAGAGTTGCATTGTAAGCAAGCAggcatatttcttaaaaaataaaaaatctgtatttttatttctattttatgaTTGAAAAGTTAAATGAAAACTCATAAAACTCTATGATATATTACCCAAAACacagataattattttttaaatttttttcttcttcattgtTTGAAGGCAGTTTAAGTTTTAAAAGaggaatattttaaataattttggaAATAACACCTCATACAAATAACATTGCTTGCATTTTAGGTTACAGTGCAACCTAGAGGTACCTGTGGTTTCATTCTGTGATGTAAACATTGTGATAATGGCTAAATAGCCAGCATTTCTTCTTCATGGTCAGTATAGCCTTCAGTATGTTAATTTCATGTTTGTGaaacaaacttcattcattTCCCCCATTCATTTTGAAAGTCTAAATGAACACTTTATACTGCTTTTAGATATTTTCACTTTTGTGACTTTTGCAACTGTGTTAAAGTATTGTTCAGAAAAGGTAGATTTGACTGCATTTCCATAATAGCAAATAAGTTtagatataaatgaaaataaccaGGTTTAAACACTTGTCAGCTGATATAaattttaggatttttttttggaaaaaaaatttatatattcaaacatTCGCTGTTAAGAAATTGGTTTTGTACAATATTTAGATTATAATGTCAGAATATGTTTGTTGAAAATGATACAATCTAATAAGTATGCTGCGAATTGTTGATTGCAGTAAGCATTTACAATCATTTATTTGTAAGCTGCATGGATTGTGTGATAAAAAAGCATGTTAAGGGTTATCCCTCCTTGAACTTCATACACACTTTGTTATATGCTAAGTGAACTTCTTTTCAAATCCACCAATTTATGCCGTATGGTTTATTTTAGATCTGAAAATCATTTTGGTTTTTGACtatgcattttaaatttgtgCAGATAAATCCCTAATACTGCAGTCACAGGAAGGCTTTTGTCACATTTTCTTCTGCGGCAGACATCTATGCAAGTAATTCAAAACATgaaagctattttttttattggggaATTTTATATACTTCATTTTAAGTCCATTGTTGTACAGAAGAATCCATCAAAGATATTACTTAGATACTGACATGAATTTATGTAGCCAGTATTCTCAGACATATTTGCAGAAAGCTAAGAAATGGTATCTCCATTCctcaatattttcatatacatattAATCTTACCAATAGGAATATGAGAGTGACAATGTTTTTGGTAGAGTGTGACTTGAAGAATGGAAACTTTGATTGTGGAATGACACTGGTTCTCTTGTTGTTTTCCcatgttttacaaaatatccaGAAGACCTTTCATTGTGTTAGTTAACGGACAACGGGTGTGAAAGATCTATGCAATATCATTATTGGGCATTTCGCCATATCGACAGGaagttttcttttgtgttttaaaattcaaatcatgTGATTTTGGAGGATGCTTacaaaatgttatttcatatgtacaaaaaatacaagcctTAGAAATGTTGTCTTTGTGTTACTGAAGATATTATTACAATGAAAGTACATCAGTGTGTTTACACCTCATTCGTACAAGAGCAGGTTTAAATTCTTAAGAAGATGGTGCTAAGAATATTTCATTGGGGAGTGTTATGTGCCTTTTTATAGAAGGATATTTATCAAAGACAGCTTTATATGTTGTGTACACATGATGACTAACTGATTCTTATAATACATTAGAATTCTTTCATATTTGTTAAGATACTAATTATTGAAATAGCTAATTCATGAAGGGAgtatttatacaaataaatatatgttactaCTGTATGcgatcttttctttttattcttcattGCTTTGTTTAGGGATTGTTTTAGGACTAATGACCGTCAACACCATTTCCACCAGTATTGCATTATACAATCCATAAAATATGATGGAACACGACTCTCCctttggcccaatctggctcatactttacCCATAGAATGCTTAATGGTAAAGTGTACAGTGATCTTGAGCAAAGTTTCTAAGTCAAGGTGGAGGTCCTATCAGACCCCTTTGAAATCCAGTACCTTTGACTGACCCAATCTTCAGAACAAGAGTGCCtgtagtgaccttgaatcaCATGTTTATGTCAACGGTCAAGGTCATAAGAGCTGTATGAAAACCTTTTTTTCCCCATTTTAATCCCTTCTTTGTATGACTTCACCCATAGAGTGCTGTTGTAGAAAGGATGTGATCTCAATGATGTGAAGGTTTGTTAAATTGTTGCTGAAGGCTTCAAAGCTACAAAGGTTTGGCATTGTGACATGTGAACAGTCTATGTCTCcatcaatgtgaaaagaaatTGCCAAACACAATTTTCATCTAaggattttataatatttagttAGCTTATTCCATACACATGTAAGAGCCACATGAAGTACATTATATATTCCATACAGATGGTACATTGCCAT containing:
- the LOC105317473 gene encoding protein expanded; amino-acid sequence: MSSLSLHNAVSKKKKVVNVILLNGEACQVTVDVKSKFLDVFNQITSYLNLRETEYFGLAQKKDEEYLFVGLDEKIHKQAPKSWKTGNGEGLDERGQPILTVYFRVHFYVDQFVLLREKVTRHLYYLQLKENLLHYNHVCSEGKCFQMVSYALQADLGNYSSEKHAEGYFDPREYFPAWMVKRRGENYIVNNIPVIHKDLQNVTKSEAELRFIREASMSPAAHNLHFYRLRKRKTDKSCNAWLGVCAKGIEIYEEMSDSFKNLISTFLWPDIGKLHFEKKKFEIQSGPGGRKFSYYTESDCKSKYLLSLCRTTHMFQMAIQPKLMEIRHLDAEDKRRYRESYIYSDTQDLVTNGGTFRGNLSPSTKGATTRFSVVSDASSNTTSGIASDKMTISFEENDEPTKEIMIDCPPQVSNFRMSPRQGRLTADGVISTLPSYIPSRGKKTSPKLDYKSASVGRGMKHIDRSPSLGRPTIPKPSTSPVTRHIDRISPTATPVISAHRSDISAHSGHSAHSTHSAQSSGTMFNSSEHVNKSPSGSSFGSLQGGRLSLPCPPQPVPPAYTSARTVPVYVAHSTTSSFSHSDAISFSQPVSRSTSRAESFNKNFGRYHLQENESLIPPVSSQLQTPFTGTLAPDFGSGTPLLDALAGNLVLQNYQNYPPVTHGEMTEVPYPKPEITEAYIPNTEMTLPEMTKEYLAPPPMFADSSHNESTDSALSGSGSMDPKLSMTSDSGSMDHTESEVEESNQDGELASENPPTQISVNNQEEILHPELEEIRGQPSAFSSFSMITKLCTDKSLMQNPYPKVSVPVIGAYDMSSIRSTDSRISHLSHDMDARRLSSCYPESSQPMTTVTPTRPFSWHSENFELDAQLTLLNGNVAMIPGYLDNYTSMPQNLGGILVAPPSSLANTFALDFARQQMIGGRYSPQSIASHLMIPPKLSSGGHSTTDRNISQKAFKETFGIA